A genomic stretch from Musa acuminata AAA Group cultivar baxijiao unplaced genomic scaffold, Cavendish_Baxijiao_AAA HiC_scaffold_1138, whole genome shotgun sequence includes:
- the LOC103999795 gene encoding transcription factor PCL1 produces MGEEAGDAYCDRISASGRGGGDEGRVVEWELGLPGGHHLVSLSQTLIPPELASAFRINPEPARTLLDVHRASQHTVSNLRRAAPSPAAAAALRYFHPFPSPAADDDDDDDDDDDDDDDDDDDDGDHPVAVEGDEHSRKAPRMDSASPSPAEEAESFAPPLENSNDDQSVRTLKRPRLVWTPQLHKRFVDVVAHLGIKNAVPKTIMQLMNVEGLTRENVASHLQKYRLYLKRMQGLSNEGPSSSDHLFTSTPVPQSLREQQLPMSVPYAMPTMIPMPVFGMAHPHAHGNPMVPVNNNQVGGAFHGFEGHHPHGDFGERPKDW; encoded by the coding sequence ATGGGCGAAGAGGCTGGAGACGCCTACTGCGACCGGATCTCCGCCTCCggacgcggaggcggcgacgaggGTAGGGTCGTCGAGTGGGAGCTTGGCCTCCCCGGCGGACACCACCTCGTCTCACTGTCGCAGACTCTGATCCCGCCGGAGCTCGCCTCGGCCTTCCGGATCAACCCCGAGCCCGCCCGTACCCTTCTCGACGTCCACCGTGCCTCCCAGCACACCGTCTCCAACCTCCGCCGCGCTGCAccctcccccgccgccgccgctgctctccGATACTTCCACCCCTTCCCCTCGCCCGcagccgacgacgacgacgacgacgacgacgacgacgacgacgacgacgacgacgacgacgacgacggagaCCACCCCGTGGCCGTCGAGGGCGACGAGCACTCGCGTAAGGCCCCGCGGATGGACTCCGCTTCCCCATCCCCCGCCGAGGAGGCCGAGTCCTTCGCCCCCCCGCTGGAGAACTCCAACGACGATCAATCCGTCCGGACCCTTAAGCGGCCGCGCCTCGTCTGGACGCCGCAGCTCCACAAGCGGTTCGTCGACGTGGTGGCGCACCTCGGCATCAAGAACGCCGTGCCGAAGACCATCATGCAGCTGATGAACGTGGAGGGGCTGACGAGGGAGAACGTGGCCAGCCATCTCCAAAAGTACAGGCTTTACCTGAAGAGGATGCAGGGGCTGTCGAACGAGGGGCCGTCGTCGTCCGACCATCTCTTTACCTCGACCCCGGTGCCGCAGAGCCTCCGCGAGCAGCAGTTGCCGATGTCCGTGCCCTACGCCATGCCCACCATGATTCCGATGCCGGTCTTCGGCATGGCTCATCCACATGCCCATGGAAATCCGATGGTTCCGGTCAACAACAACCAGGTGGGCGGGGCTTTTCATGGATTCGAGGGGCATCATCCACATGGAGATTTTGGGGAGCGCCCAAAGGATTGGTGA